From Scomber scombrus chromosome 13, fScoSco1.1, whole genome shotgun sequence, a single genomic window includes:
- the LOC133992582 gene encoding LOW QUALITY PROTEIN: glycerol kinase-like (The sequence of the model RefSeq protein was modified relative to this genomic sequence to represent the inferred CDS: inserted 1 base in 1 codon): MDPLVAAIDQGTSSTRFLVFNAKTSELISHHQVQINQSFPKEGWVEEDPKEIMQSVYECMERTCEKLCQLNIDVSNIKAVGVTNQRETTLVWDKETXEPLYNAIVWLDLRTQSTVERLINKTPGRNKNHLKHKTGLPISTYFSAVKLRWMLDNVDEVRQAVLSERAMFGTVDSWIIWCLTGGKNGGVHCTDVSNASRTMLFNIHTLDWDPELCRYFDVPMEILPQVRSSSEIYGFMKCNSLAGVPISGCLGDQSAALVGQMCFTEGQAKNTYGTGCFLLRNTGTKPLVSDHGLLTTIAYKLGKDAPASYALEGSVAIAGAVVRWLKDNMGIVQSSSEIEKLAAAAGTSHGCYFVPAFSGLYAPYWEPSARGIICGLTQFTNRNHLAFAALEAVCFQTREILDAMNQDSGIPLTQLQVDGGMTSNSLLMQLQADILCIPVVRPVMSETTALGAAMAAGAAEGVGVWDITADHLPHVTSVKYEPQIHSDESEFRFARWKKAVQKAMNWETTEPCCNGNDHQQ, translated from the exons ATGGATCCACTGGTTGCTGCTATCGATCAGGGCACGAGCTCGACGAGGTTTCTG GTGTTCAACGCTAAAACATCCGAACTGATCAGTCATCATCAAGTACAGATCAACCAGAGTTTCCCAAAGGAGGG CTGGGTGGAAGAGGACCCTAAGGAGATCATGCAGTCTGTCTATGAGTGCATGGAGAGGACTTGTGAGAAACTGTGCCAGCTCAACATCGACGTCTCCAACATTAAAG cGGTGGGagtgaccaatcagagagagacCACCTTAGTCTGGGACAAAGAGA GAGAGCCGCTCTACAACGCTATTG TTTGGTTGGACCTGCGCACACAGTCCACAGTGGAGAGGCTCATCAACAAAACTCCTGGAAGAAACAAGAACCACCTCAAG CATAAGACAGGCCTTCCCATCAGCACCTACTTCAGCGCGGTGAAGCTGCGATGGATGCTGGACAACGTGGACGAGGTGCGACAGGCGGTGCTGAGCGAGAGAGCCATGTTCGGCACGGTGGACTCCTGGATCATCTGG TGTCTGACGGGAGGCAAGAACGGAGGAGTCCACTGCACAGATGTATCAAACGCCAGTCGCACCATGCTCTTCAACATTCACACCCTGGACTGGGATCCTGAACTCTGCAG GTACTTTGACGTCCCGATGGAAATTCTCCCTCAAGTCAGAAGCTCATCTGAAATATACGGCTTTATG AAATGCAACTCTCTTGCAGGAGTTCCTATCTCAGGG TGTCTTGGCGACCAGTCGGCTGCTCTGGTTGGTCAGATGTGCTTCACAGAAGGCCAGGCCAAAAACAC GTACGGGACCGGTTGCTTCTTGCTCAGAAATACAGGGACCAAG CCTCTCGTGTCAGACCACGGCCTGCTGACCACCATCGCATACAAACTGGGGAAAGACGCGCCCGCTTCTTACGCTCTAGAG GGTTCAGTGGCGATCGCTGGCGCAGTGGTGCGATGGCTGAAAGACAACATGGGCATTGTGCAGTCGTCCTCAGAGATCG AGAAACTCGCAGCTGCAGCAGGAACGTCTCACGGCTGTTACTTTGTGCCGGCTTTCTCTGGACTCTACGCCCCCTACTGGGAGCCCAGCGCCAGAGg cATCATCTGTGGACTCACACAGTTCACCAACAGGAACCACTTGGCTTTTGCTGCTCTGGAGGCCGTCTGCTTCCAGACCAGAGAG atccTGGACGCCATGAACCAGGACAGCGGCATCCCTCTGACTCAGCTGCAGGTGGACGGAGGCATGACGTCCAACAGTTTACTGATGCAGCTGCAGGCTGACATCCTCTGCATCCCCGTAG TGCGACCCGTCATGTCAGAGACGACGGCTCTGGGTGCAGCCATGGCAGCGGGGGCGGCAGAGGGGGTCGGTGTGTGGGACATAACCGCCGATCACCTCCCACACGTCACATCTGTTAAATATGAGCCTCAGATTCACTCTGATG AGAGCGAGTTCCGCTTTGCTCGCTGGAAGAAAGCCGTCCAGAAGGCCATGAACTGGGAAACCACAGAGCCTTGCTGCAATGGAAACG ATCACCAGCAGTAA